In Serratia sp. FDAARGOS_506, a genomic segment contains:
- a CDS encoding acyl-CoA desaturase has translation MKPLRPLAYRRDDSGLHRALMQAAQHYLAANGDHRFADGGMLAKVALLLALCGLCYGLSLQQQNGWAFFACYFGFIFIGMFLTVNVVHDASHNAFFRRPGANRWLNALVSVPLGLDPDCWRVRHVLFHHAHNNIEHYDPDIDANGVLRQTPFQRWRPFMRAQRYYWPLVAALTFPYYIWLFDWLDRAGRTRVAARMAQQGVRGWCEFLAGKAAHLLLALAIPCWLLPPAIGIGQILLVYLLSQMLSSLLFVMLIIGTHWAKANFYQAPAQGAMPHGWYHHVFATTFDWLTRPRWLGYWLGGANLHLTHHLFPHWSHRHYPALSRIIGEVAPHFGIDYRLLELEELLRLQQRFLGAMGRKPQ, from the coding sequence ATGAAACCGTTGCGCCCGTTAGCTTATCGGCGCGACGATAGCGGGTTGCATCGCGCGCTGATGCAGGCCGCCCAGCATTATCTGGCGGCCAACGGCGATCACCGCTTCGCCGACGGCGGCATGCTGGCTAAGGTGGCGTTACTGTTGGCGCTGTGCGGCCTGTGTTACGGGCTGAGCCTGCAGCAGCAAAACGGCTGGGCGTTTTTCGCCTGTTATTTCGGCTTTATCTTTATCGGCATGTTCCTGACGGTGAACGTGGTGCACGACGCCTCGCATAACGCGTTTTTCCGTCGGCCCGGGGCCAATCGCTGGCTGAACGCACTGGTGAGCGTGCCGCTGGGGCTGGATCCCGACTGCTGGCGCGTGCGGCACGTGCTGTTCCACCATGCCCATAACAATATTGAACATTACGATCCCGACATCGATGCCAACGGCGTGTTGCGGCAAACGCCGTTCCAGCGCTGGCGGCCTTTTATGCGCGCGCAGCGTTACTATTGGCCGCTGGTGGCGGCGCTGACGTTCCCGTACTACATCTGGCTGTTCGACTGGCTGGATCGGGCGGGCCGAACCCGCGTGGCGGCGCGCATGGCGCAGCAGGGCGTGCGCGGCTGGTGCGAGTTTCTGGCGGGCAAAGCGGCACACCTGCTGCTGGCGCTGGCGATCCCGTGCTGGCTGCTGCCGCCGGCCATCGGCATCGGGCAAATTCTGCTGGTCTATTTGTTGAGTCAGATGCTTTCTTCATTGCTGTTCGTGATGTTGATCATCGGTACCCACTGGGCCAAGGCCAATTTTTATCAGGCGCCGGCGCAGGGCGCGATGCCACACGGCTGGTATCATCATGTGTTCGCCACCACCTTCGACTGGCTGACCCGGCCACGCTGGTTGGGATACTGGCTCGGCGGGGCGAACCTGCATTTGACGCATCATCTGTTCCCGCACTGGAGCCACCGTCATTACCCGGCGCTGAGCCGCATCATCGGTGAGGTGGCACCGCATTTCGGCATCGACTACCGCCTGCTGGAGCTGGAGGAGCTGTTGCGCCTGCAGCAGCGTTTCCTCGGCGCGATGGGGCGCAAGCCCCAATAG
- a CDS encoding MBL fold metallo-hydrolase: protein MAKVTVFEVGYCTHIGCMALRGAGFRVCKFPARAYLLEVGERRWLWDTGYAHYFQQHTQSGVFSLYRRMTPVYFDPAESLAHQLREAGYAEGDIQALIVSHFHADHIAGLQDFSQLDFICSGEGWQQTRGLRGFAALKRAFIPGLIPADFESRLQFMEAFPSLALPALLAPFDRGYALPGSEGQIVLVPLPGHAAGHIGAFILTDAGWTLLASDAAWSPQSYQTLRGPSRLANLVMDDAVAYTRTLERLNQLWAGGQVNILLCHEGDL from the coding sequence ATGGCTAAGGTCACCGTATTTGAAGTGGGCTATTGCACGCATATCGGCTGCATGGCGCTGCGCGGAGCCGGGTTCCGGGTGTGCAAATTCCCGGCGCGCGCCTATCTGCTGGAGGTGGGGGAGCGCCGCTGGCTGTGGGATACCGGCTACGCGCATTATTTTCAGCAGCACACGCAGTCGGGGGTATTCAGCCTTTATCGCCGCATGACGCCGGTTTATTTCGATCCCGCCGAGTCGTTGGCGCATCAGCTGCGTGAGGCCGGTTACGCCGAAGGCGACATCCAGGCGCTGATCGTCTCGCACTTTCACGCGGACCACATTGCCGGGCTGCAGGATTTCAGCCAACTCGATTTTATTTGCTCCGGCGAAGGCTGGCAGCAAACCCGTGGGCTGCGCGGTTTCGCGGCGCTGAAGCGCGCCTTTATTCCCGGCCTGATCCCGGCGGATTTCGAGAGCCGCCTGCAGTTTATGGAGGCATTTCCCTCGCTGGCGTTGCCCGCGTTGCTGGCGCCGTTCGATCGCGGTTACGCGCTGCCGGGCAGCGAAGGGCAGATCGTGCTGGTGCCGTTGCCGGGGCATGCGGCCGGCCATATCGGCGCCTTTATCCTTACCGACGCCGGTTGGACGCTGTTGGCCAGCGACGCCGCATGGTCGCCGCAGAGCTACCAGACGCTGCGCGGGCCTTCGCGCCTGGCCAATCTGGTGATGGACGACGCGGTGGCATACACCCGTACGCTGGAGCGGCTCAACCAGCTGTGGGCGGGCGGGCAGGTCAACATTTTGCTGTGCCACGAGGGGGACCTGTGA
- a CDS encoding phosphatase PAP2 family protein, which yields MKNMLFRLGHMLLGWGTVGVVYSVTDRLQGAGTLLPPSALDRAISFNPAAIWLYLSFFLIVPAGYLLAPLQRIKWLTLAMQLTALGAGVVYLLWPTTMAYPQNDGVGISAQLLAALTQVDSPQNCLPSLHMALTVLAVWALSDGEHKVRTALWMLWGVAIAFSILQLRRHLFVDLAGGTLLALFAGWLALRIKALRRRVVKGEMG from the coding sequence ATGAAAAATATGCTGTTCCGGCTAGGGCACATGTTGCTGGGCTGGGGGACGGTCGGGGTGGTGTATAGCGTGACCGATCGTTTGCAGGGGGCGGGAACCCTGTTGCCGCCGTCGGCGCTTGACCGGGCTATCTCGTTCAACCCTGCGGCCATCTGGCTCTACCTGTCGTTTTTCCTCATCGTCCCGGCGGGTTATTTGCTGGCGCCGCTGCAACGGATCAAATGGCTGACGCTGGCGATGCAGTTGACGGCGTTGGGCGCCGGAGTGGTTTACCTGCTGTGGCCGACCACCATGGCCTATCCGCAGAACGATGGCGTTGGGATCAGCGCGCAGCTGCTGGCGGCGCTAACGCAGGTGGATTCGCCGCAGAACTGCCTGCCTTCGTTGCACATGGCGCTGACGGTGCTGGCGGTATGGGCGCTGAGCGACGGCGAGCATAAAGTGCGGACGGCGTTGTGGATGCTGTGGGGCGTGGCGATCGCGTTCTCCATTCTGCAACTGCGCCGGCATTTGTTTGTCGATTTGGCCGGCGGGACGCTGCTGGCGTTGTTCGCCGGCTGGCTGGCCCTGCGCATAAAGGCCCTGCGCCGGCGTGTGGTTAAAGGAGAAATGGGATGA
- a CDS encoding F390 synthetase-related protein encodes MISFMTLWHYFRARRLRFGDRAALEAHQARQLAGFARRVLSKSPYFQRFSRRPLAEWPQMDKALMMAQFDRMNTAGLQRDAVLACAQRSEADRDFTPKIGRYSVGLSSGTSGQRGVFVVSPREQQVWAGGMLAKMLPDGLLAGERVALFLRADNNLYHSVNNRWLSLAFYDLLAPFSEHLPALERQAPSIIVAPAQVLRALALAVLAGQVKLPVKKAISVAEVLEEQDRRLLMQVFPAVGEVYQATEGFLAATCSHGTLHLNEEFLHIEPQWIDEQRFTPLITDFTRSTQPIVRYRLDDVLVLRKEPCPCGQPTRAIARIEGRRDDQLMLPDAQRQPQAVFADACSRTIANALPLTSDYRLIQRGEQRLELIADCSQAELAHCQAQLIALFARQGIATDRLEWRLTAQAVLPQFDRKRRRIVRRAEDA; translated from the coding sequence GTGATCTCCTTCATGACCCTTTGGCACTATTTCCGCGCCCGGCGCCTGCGCTTTGGCGATCGTGCGGCGCTGGAGGCGCATCAGGCTCGGCAGCTCGCGGGCTTTGCCCGCCGGGTGCTGAGCAAGAGCCCCTATTTTCAGCGCTTCAGCCGGCGGCCGCTCGCCGAATGGCCGCAGATGGACAAGGCGCTGATGATGGCGCAGTTCGACCGGATGAATACCGCCGGGCTGCAGCGTGATGCGGTACTGGCCTGCGCGCAGCGCAGCGAGGCGGATCGCGATTTCACGCCGAAGATCGGGCGCTACAGCGTCGGGTTGTCGTCCGGCACATCCGGGCAGCGCGGCGTGTTTGTCGTCAGTCCGCGCGAACAGCAGGTGTGGGCCGGCGGCATGCTGGCGAAAATGCTGCCGGACGGGCTGTTGGCCGGCGAGCGCGTCGCGCTGTTTCTGCGGGCGGACAATAATCTCTATCACAGCGTGAACAATCGTTGGCTGAGCCTGGCGTTTTACGATCTGCTAGCGCCGTTCAGTGAGCATCTGCCCGCATTGGAGCGGCAGGCACCCAGCATCATCGTAGCCCCGGCGCAGGTGCTGCGCGCCTTGGCGCTGGCAGTGCTGGCTGGGCAGGTGAAGCTGCCGGTCAAAAAAGCGATCTCGGTGGCCGAAGTATTGGAAGAGCAGGATCGCCGCCTGCTGATGCAGGTGTTTCCCGCGGTGGGCGAAGTGTATCAGGCTACCGAAGGATTCCTTGCCGCGACCTGCTCGCACGGCACGCTGCATCTGAACGAAGAGTTTTTGCATATCGAACCGCAGTGGATCGACGAGCAGCGTTTTACGCCGTTGATCACCGACTTTACCCGTAGCACACAGCCGATCGTGCGTTATCGGCTGGACGATGTGCTGGTGCTGCGCAAGGAACCCTGCCCGTGCGGGCAGCCGACGCGGGCGATCGCGCGTATCGAAGGGCGGCGCGACGATCAGCTGATGCTGCCCGATGCGCAGCGGCAACCGCAGGCAGTGTTCGCCGATGCCTGCAGCCGGACGATCGCCAATGCGCTGCCGCTGACCAGCGATTACCGCCTGATCCAGCGCGGCGAGCAGCGGCTGGAGCTGATCGCCGATTGCAGCCAGGCGGAATTGGCGCACTGTCAGGCGCAGCTGATCGCGCTGTTCGCTCGCCAGGGTATTGCCACCGATCGGCTCGAATGGCGGCTGACGGCACAGGCGGTGTTGCCGCAGTTCGATCGCAAGCGGCGGCGCATCGTGCGCCGGGCGGAGGACGCATGA
- a CDS encoding acyl-CoA desaturase, translating to MAESLPPLRFPADGEQAFHRDLKHAAHACLAGDHRYADAARLAKAALLLALCIGFYALSLMQHQPWAFFLCYFLFVAMGMLLNVNVNHDASHNAFLRAPWANRLVGRLVTLPLGVDPDYWRTRHVDYHHVYANVEHYDLDTEENGFFRQTPFQRWRPHMRYQHLYWPLIAALSLPYIAWIFDWSDRLDKTPLREKRVLAGRGGWALFVLCKLLHVALVLVVPLILCHLHGIGWGWVLLAYTLSQMFASLLVVFLLLGTHWAQAEFYPAPTGGSMPHGWYRHNFATACDWRPEPRWLEHLTGGLNYHLTHHLFPGWNHRHYPALAAAVAEVAQRHGMAYRCIGYHELLAQQQHFLRRMGQP from the coding sequence ATGGCTGAATCATTACCGCCGCTGCGTTTTCCCGCCGATGGCGAGCAGGCGTTTCACCGCGATCTCAAGCACGCGGCGCACGCCTGCCTGGCGGGCGATCATCGCTATGCCGATGCCGCGCGGCTGGCCAAGGCCGCGCTGTTGCTGGCGCTGTGCATCGGGTTTTACGCGCTGAGCCTGATGCAGCATCAGCCCTGGGCGTTTTTCCTCTGCTATTTCCTGTTCGTGGCCATGGGCATGCTGCTTAACGTCAACGTCAATCACGATGCTTCGCATAACGCCTTCTTGCGCGCGCCCTGGGCCAATCGCCTGGTGGGGCGGTTGGTGACGCTGCCGCTCGGCGTCGATCCGGACTATTGGCGCACGCGCCATGTGGATTACCACCACGTTTACGCCAACGTCGAACACTACGATCTGGACACCGAAGAGAACGGTTTTTTCCGCCAGACGCCGTTCCAGCGCTGGCGGCCGCATATGCGCTATCAGCATCTGTACTGGCCGCTGATCGCCGCGCTCTCGCTTCCTTACATTGCGTGGATTTTCGATTGGTCCGATCGGCTCGATAAAACGCCGCTGCGGGAAAAACGCGTGCTGGCGGGGCGGGGCGGTTGGGCGCTGTTCGTGCTGTGCAAGTTGCTCCATGTGGCGCTGGTGCTGGTGGTGCCGCTGATCCTGTGCCACCTGCATGGCATCGGTTGGGGCTGGGTGCTGCTGGCTTACACGCTCAGCCAGATGTTTGCCTCGCTGCTGGTGGTGTTCCTACTGCTGGGCACCCACTGGGCGCAGGCCGAGTTTTACCCGGCGCCGACGGGCGGCAGCATGCCGCACGGTTGGTACCGGCACAATTTCGCCACCGCCTGCGATTGGCGTCCCGAGCCGCGCTGGCTGGAGCACTTGACCGGCGGGCTGAACTATCACCTGACCCATCACCTGTTTCCAGGCTGGAATCACCGCCATTATCCAGCGCTGGCTGCCGCGGTGGCGGAAGTGGCGCAGCGGCACGGCATGGCGTATCGCTGCATCGGTTATCACGAATTGCTGGCGCAACAACAACACTTCTTGCGCCGGATGGGGCAACCATGA
- a CDS encoding sterol desaturase family protein, with protein MSDLALPIVFMLFIVVAEAVALQWGRREPVNWHDLVFNLNSGHIMLWLFRGLEITCYGYVAAHFSLELLDAWPPLLMWLFALLAWDFGFYWLHRLHHRFRLLWAVHVVHHQGEHFNLSLGVRNSWYSSLTSIPFFLLLALAGVPLSVFVTVSIFHYSIQLFNHNALTPKLGVLEKILVTPAHHRVHHVKDMAYSNKNFGGSFIFWDKLFGTFCPALPTTPFSYGVSGDRSSANPFWASNLPFLRYFRLAWRPAPGRPRDRRSALSVFSGAMLLFTLVVGYVYQYGYGYSDISWPQMMLLALLALGSAALGGMTEGRPWASAVWLLIALGMPLLFIGYLGWPQRYWHITMAAVALHALCVALGWGRVAAPVAVEEPHG; from the coding sequence ATGAGCGATCTGGCGTTGCCGATAGTGTTCATGCTGTTCATCGTGGTGGCCGAGGCGGTGGCGCTGCAGTGGGGTCGTCGTGAGCCGGTCAATTGGCACGATCTGGTGTTCAACCTGAACTCCGGTCATATCATGCTGTGGCTGTTCCGCGGACTGGAGATTACCTGCTACGGCTACGTGGCCGCGCATTTCAGTCTGGAGCTGCTGGATGCCTGGCCGCCGCTGTTGATGTGGCTGTTCGCTTTGCTGGCGTGGGACTTCGGTTTCTACTGGCTGCACCGTCTGCACCATCGCTTCCGGCTGCTGTGGGCGGTACATGTGGTTCATCATCAGGGCGAGCACTTTAATCTGTCGCTGGGGGTGCGCAATTCCTGGTATTCGTCGTTGACGTCGATCCCGTTCTTTTTGCTGCTGGCGCTGGCGGGCGTGCCGCTGTCGGTGTTTGTCACGGTGTCGATTTTTCACTACAGCATTCAGCTGTTTAACCACAATGCGCTGACGCCGAAGCTCGGCGTGCTGGAAAAAATCCTGGTCACGCCGGCGCACCACCGGGTGCACCACGTCAAGGACATGGCGTATTCCAATAAGAACTTCGGCGGCAGCTTTATCTTTTGGGACAAGCTGTTCGGCACGTTCTGCCCGGCATTGCCGACCACGCCGTTCAGCTACGGCGTCAGCGGCGATCGGTCGTCCGCCAACCCATTTTGGGCGAGTAACCTGCCGTTCCTGCGTTATTTCCGTCTGGCCTGGCGTCCGGCGCCGGGCCGGCCGCGCGACCGCCGTTCGGCGCTCAGCGTATTCAGCGGCGCGATGCTGCTGTTTACGCTGGTGGTCGGTTACGTCTACCAATACGGTTATGGCTATAGCGACATCAGTTGGCCGCAAATGATGTTGCTGGCGCTGTTGGCTCTGGGCTCGGCGGCGTTGGGCGGTATGACCGAAGGGCGGCCGTGGGCGAGCGCCGTCTGGTTGCTGATCGCGCTGGGCATGCCGCTGCTGTTTATCGGCTATCTCGGCTGGCCGCAGCGTTATTGGCATATCACCATGGCCGCTGTGGCGCTACATGCTCTGTGCGTGGCGCTGGGCTGGGGGCGAGTGGCCGCACCGGTCGCCGTGGAGGAACCGCATGGCTGA